A genomic segment from Candidatus Parvarchaeota archaeon encodes:
- a CDS encoding DUF655 domain-containing protein, which yields MSELEDFGYVLDFLPTGRPADRTREPVAQLIGTKYFTLLEVSIKPGAALNIEQKVNIGRDNRVEVERIKLRLDVNQLSNTARTELMPVLRKIIAEREADFVSFFNKCGSVSIRLHQLELLPGVGKKHLEELLAQRESKQFSSFADIQNRVALLTDPANIIVQRVYKELTGVEKHYLFVKPPATFQSY from the coding sequence ATGTCTGAACTTGAGGATTTTGGCTATGTGCTTGACTTTCTGCCTACCGGCAGGCCTGCAGACCGCACAAGGGAGCCGGTTGCGCAGCTAATCGGAACCAAATACTTTACTCTTCTTGAAGTTTCAATAAAGCCAGGGGCTGCGCTGAACATTGAACAAAAGGTGAACATAGGCCGCGACAACAGGGTTGAAGTCGAGCGGATTAAGCTGCGCCTTGACGTCAACCAGCTTTCAAACACTGCCCGCACAGAGCTTATGCCCGTCCTGCGCAAGATAATTGCAGAGCGCGAAGCTGACTTTGTCTCATTTTTCAACAAATGCGGCTCGGTTTCAATACGCTTGCACCAGCTTGAGCTTCTGCCGGGGGTTGGCAAAAAGCACCTGGAGGAGCTTCTGGCGCAGAGGGAAAGCAAGCAGTTCTCTTCGTTTGCCGACATACAAAACAGGGTGGCGCTTCTAACCGACCCTGCCAATATCATTGTCCAGCGGGTCTACAAGGAGCTTACTGGAGTTGAAAAGCACTACCTGTTTGTCAAGCCACCGGCGACCTTCCAATCATACTGA